The Glycine soja cultivar W05 chromosome 3, ASM419377v2, whole genome shotgun sequence genome window below encodes:
- the LOC114404964 gene encoding uncharacterized protein LOC114404964, with product MKRSIPEAFWGSISEGQSARKFLEEIEQYFAKNEKGETSNLFAKVVSIKYKGKWNIRECIIEMSNLASKLKSLKLELGEDLLVHLVLISLPAHFGQFKVSYNTQKDKWSLNELISHCVQEEERL from the coding sequence ATGAAGCGCTCTATTCCAGAGGCGTTTTGGGGCTCTATTTCTGAGGGTCAAAGTGCAAGGAAATTCCTTGAGGAAATTGAGCAATACtttgccaaaaatgaaaaaggggAGACGAGTAACCTTTTCGCTAAAGTAGTCTCCATAAAGTATAAAGGCAAATGGAACATAAGGGAGTGCATTATAGAGATGTCCAATCTCGCATCAAAACTCAAGTCACTTAAGTTAGAGCTTGGTGAAGACTTGCTCGTGCACTTGGTTTTGATCTCGCTTCCTGCACACTTTGGGCAATTTAAAGTGAGCTATAACACTCAGAAGGACAAATGGTCCCTCAATGAGCTTATATCTCACTGTGTGCAAGAGGAGGAGAGGCTGTAG